CACGCAGCCGAACTTGTGCAACTCCTCCGCAGGGGTCACCTTCAGGCCCACGACGTTGCCGCCCACCCGTTCGTAGACATCCAGAAGCTGGCGCGCGCACGAGGTGCCCGTGTCGGAGGCATAGATGTGGTCGCCGAGAAGGAGCAAAAAGGGCTCATCTTTGACCCATTCTCGTGCGCAGTACACCGCATGACCAAACCCTTCCTGCGAGTGCTGCGTGACAAACGTCACGCGGTGGCCAAGTTCCAGGATGTAGTCGCTGTATCGTTGATCCTCGCGCGACAGCTTGTTGAAGTGCTCAATGCGGGGCGGCGAGTGGAAGAACTCCTCGAACAGGGGAAGATCGCCCTCTTGCACCACCAGGCACACTTGCTCGATCCCAGCGTTGACCGCCTCCTCGACGATGGCCATGATGATGGGCTTAGCCCGCCCCTGCGCATCGACAATGGGAAAAAGCTCCTTCTTCATGGCCTTGGAGGCAGGGAAGAGTCGCGTGCCAAACCCAGCGGCTGGGATCACCGCCTTGCGCACCTTACGCCCGGCGCGGAGCACCAACTTCAGACAGGGCATGCGCAGGTCGCGCTCCAAAATCTCGATGACCTTGCCCTGGCTCTCCTCATCCCGCGCCAAGAGCTGTGCCGTCCCATCCCCCTGCGAGCCCACCCCTTTTCCGCCGAGAATGTACGGTTGAATGGCCGGATAGCTGAGCACCTTGTGCAGCATCGGGGCAGTGAGTTGCGAGGGACACGCCGGCTGCAGATGCCGGTCGAACTCCTCCTGGGCCTGCTGCATCAGTCGCCCCAAAGCCTCAGCGTCCCCTTGCTCCAGAGCCGCCACCGCTTCGTGGACGATGCGCTTGTTGATCGGCCCCAGGTACTCCTGCACGCCCCTCTGCAGCTCGGTATCGGCAAAGGGATAGCACTGGTTCAACTTGGCCAGGATCTCCTTCGTGTCCTTGCCAGCGCACAAATCGACGATGACGTAGTAGAGGTCGCGTTTGACCTTCACCTCCCTGACGTCGATGCGCTCCCCGTCGAAGGTCATCAAAATGGGCCTGCTGCCGAAGGCGCATCCCTGGTCCATGCGGCCGCATCGGGAGGGAGTGGTAATCTCGCCCAGATAGGCGAACTCCATTTCGCCGCGGATGGTCATTTTGAGATCGTAGAGGCGGTTGAACGCGCGCGCCACCAACACGCAAATGGCAGCACTTGAGGACAGCCCCTTCTTGATGGGCAGGTCAGTCATGTAGTTGTCGATGACCAGCCCGCGCACCTGGTAGTGAGTGAGTACCTGGTAGGCAACGCCGGCAGCATAGCTGAAAAAGCCCCCTTTCTCTGCCTCCTCCAGGAGCGCCTCCTTATCCATCGGCACTTCGAAAGGTCCCTTGCGCGTACCGTCTTCCAAGGTGGCGCGGACGATGAGCTTGGTGGGATGAGGCTCCACGTCCGCATAGATCCCCTGGTTGGTGCCGGTAATCAGCGTGTACCCCTTTTCCAAGGCCGCGTTGATGCGGCGATAGCCTCCGGCCCAATCGCTGTGTTCGCCGAACAGGCAGATGCGCCCCGGCACAAAGATGCGCATGGCAGTGAGCTCCTTCCTTTCCGTTCGCCTGAATCGAGTCGCCAATGAGCAGGCTATGATTCACAATTGAAGCGGTATGAGCCGCTCCCCACCTGCAGCACCAGTCGGTCTTTGTGCACCCGCGCCGTCGCCACACCCTCCGGCAGACGAGCAGAGACCTTGCCTTTTCGGAGCACGGCCTTGCCGCCCTCCAGGACGGACGGCTGCTGGCCCAAGAGGGGGAGATGAACCTCGGCCTCAGCCCCGACCGGAATGCGCACACCCACGGTCACTCGCTGGTCGCGGCGCTCCCAGGCAACCTCTACGGTGCCCAGAACGGTTCGCACGCGGCCGGTGGCAAAGGAAAGGCCAGCGAACAGGTGAGGCTTGACCACGACCTTCTTCCACCCAGGGGCGGCACAGCGGATGCCGGCGATTGCCCGGTAGAACCAGGCATCCACGCTGCCGAACATGATGTGATTTTGGGAATTCATGCCCCGGTTAGTGAGGTTTTCCCATCGCTCCCACAAGGTCGTTGCTCCCGCGCGCACCATGTAGCCCCAACTTGGGTAGCTCTCCTGGGAAGCGAGGGTGTAGGCAAGCTCGGCATGGCCATTGTCGGTCAGCACGTCGAGCATGTAGCAAGTGCCCAGGATTCCGGTATCCACGTGACTGTCATGCTCGTTGACGATGTTCTGCACCAGCTTTTCCACCACCGCAGCCTTCTTCTCGGCCGGCACCATGTCCAGAAACAGAGGCAGGACATTGGACGTCTGATTGGGCAGCTTGTCGATGGGGCTGAGCCTCCTGGCCTGGTACTGGTCTTCCTCCAAGAACTCGCGATTGAACGCCTCGCGCACCTCCACCGCCAGCCTGTTGTACTGCGCTGCCTCCTGTGCTTTCCCCAGGACCTCTGCCATTCTAGCCAGCAAAACCACGTCGTAGTAGTAGTACCATGTGGAGGTGAGGTCAAGACCGGTCTTTTTGGGGAAAATGCTCCCCGGCGGACACCAGTCGCCGTACTTGCCCAAGGAGCGGATGATGTGCCCGTCGGCATTGCGGCGCAGGAACTCTACGTATTTCTTCAGCCGCTCGTAGTGAGTTTCCAGCACCCGTTGGTCGCCGTAGTAGCGGAACAAGTACCACGCGATGATGTTGTAGGCCGAGCCCCACGCCGGGTCCGCTGGGTATGCCAGCGGCAGGTACGGCGGCACGATGTCCGGCACGCTGCCGTCTTCCTGCTGGGCCAACTGGATGTTGCGCAAAAAGTTGGTGTAGAAGGCAGCCATGTGAAAATTGAGGATGGCCTCTTCGGCGGAGAGATGGGCATCGCCCATCCAGCCGTGCCGCTCATCACGCTGCGGACAGTCCGTAGGGATGCTCATCAGGTTCGAGCGCTGCCCCCAGAGGATGTTGCGGTGGATCTGGTTGAGCAGCTCATTGGAACACTGGAACTGGCCGGCGGGCGGCACGTCAGAGTGCACCACCCGCCCTTCCACGTCCTCCAGCGTCGATACACCCGGGAACCCGGTCAGCTCGACATAGCGAAAGCCGTGATAGGTGAAGCGAGGCTCGTAGCACTCTAATCCCTCGCCTTTGAGCACGTACACGTCGGTGGCTTCGGCATTTTGGTTCGGGGCCGTGTTGATCTGTCCTTCAGGAGTTACCAACTCTGCATAGCGCATGCGCACCTCAGTGCCCCTCGGTCCGCGCACGCGCAGGCGCGCCCACCCGGTAAAGTTTTGCCCGAAATCGTACACATAGACACCGGGCGCCGGGCTCCACAACGCACAGGCACTACGCGTCGCCGTCACGCGAATTGGCGGCATCATCTGGGCTGCCAGGGGCGGACCATCCACCGGCACGGCCGCCTCCCAGGCAGCGTCGTCAAAGCCGGGGGCGTCCCAGCCGGGCATTTCCAGGCGCCCATCGTACCGTTCGCCGTGATAGATGCCATCCTCCAGCAGCGGGCCGTACCCGACCTTCCAGGAAGGGTCGCTGGCAATGACCATTTCGCTGCCGTCTTCCAGCCAGATGTGCGCCTGCAGGATGAGGCGCGGATGCCCAAACCCAAAGGCCTTGATGTGTCGTCCGTTGCCCAGGATGACGGCCAGCGCATTCTCGGCGCCAAGCATGTCGGTGACATCGTAGGTGGCATACAGGGCTATCTTGTGAAAGTCCGTCTGCGGCGGATCGAGCACCTGGTCGCCCACCTTCTGGCCGTTGAGGCGCAGCTCGTAGTAACCGAGTCCGCACACGTAGACACGCGCCTGGCGCACGCCCGTGGGGAGCCGAAACTCTTTGCGCAAAAAGAGCGGTCGCGCGTGGAGACCGGCGCTCAGTTCTTTGCCAAAGAGCAGGGGAAGCTTCGTCTGGAATTCCTCCCCATCTCTCTTGCCGATCCAGCTCGCCTGCCATTCGTGGGGTTGCAAGCCGGTCTCGAAGTACGCCGCATCGCTCCACGGGCTCCCCTGGGCCTGCTCATCCCAATAGCGCACGCGCCAGAAGTAGCGTCGGCGCGAAGCCAGCGGCGTGCCCTGGTAAACCACGTGGCACGTCTGGTCGCTCTCCACGTGCCCGGTGTCCCACACATCTCCTATGCCGCGCTCCACGTGGGCGGCGTCGCTGCTCACGATGAGTTGGTAGGCAAGCTGGCGCTGTCCACGACGCACAGGCTCGACCACCCAGGAAAACCGCGGATGGTGCACGTCGATGCCGATGGGATTGCAGAGGTACTCGCAACGCAGGTCAAGCGGGGCCGTTGGCTTCATCGTTTGCTCCTGCTGGTCTGTGGGCAACAGTGTACGCGAATATACGAACTTGTTGGTCTTCAGTCAATGGCAATTTTCGGCGGAGCAAGGTCCCGGGGCCGTTCTTCTTCAGGAGTTGACCATTCGTCCTCTCTGTTGCAACCTGTGGGCCTCCTGCTGAGTATCTGAAAATGGCCATTGTCACACCAACAAGGGGAGGTTGCTATGGACAAGAGGGAAGGACTGCAGAAAATTGCTTTTCTCGGGACGTGCGTGCCCAGGCAGTGCGGCATCGCCACTTTTACCTACGACCTTTGCCACGCCATCGCCACCCAGTACCCAAAGACCGAAACGCTGATCGTACCTGTCAACGACGTCGACACTGGCTACCAGTACCCGCCGGAAGTGCGTTTTGAGGTAGAAGAGCAGGACATCGATGACTACCACCGCGCTGCCGACTTTCTGAATCTCAGCAACTGCGATGTCGTCTCTCTGCACCATGAGTTCGGCATTTTCGGCGGCGAAGCGGGCGCCCACATCCTTGCCCTGCTGCGCTCTCTGCACATGCCGGTGGTCACCACTTTACACACTGTGTTGCAGGAGCCAGAGGAAGACCAATTCAGGGTGACGCGCGAATTGGCTGCACTCTCTGCCCGCCTGGTCGTCATGAGCCAAAAAGGCAGAGAGCTCCTCCAGACGGTTTATCAGGTGCCGCCGGAAAAGATCGACGTCATCCCGCATGGCATTCCGGACATGCCCTTTGTCGACCCGAATTTCTACAAGGATCAATTCGGCGTTGAAGGGAAATGTGTCCTCCTGACCTTTGGCCTCATTTCGCCCAACAAGGGGATCGAGAACGTGCTCAAGGCCCTGCCCGATATCGTGGTGGCGGTCCCCAACGTCGTGTACATCGTGCTGGGCGCTACCCATCCGAACCTCATTCGCCGCGAGGGGGAGTCGTATCGCCTCAGCTTGGAAAGGCTGGCGCGAGAGCTGGGCATCAAGAGGCATGTCATTTTCTACAACCGCTTCGTGGACATTGAGGAGTTGAAGGAGTTCCTGGGCGCCGCCGACATCTACATCACCCCGTACCTCAACCGTGCGCAGATTACTTCAGGCACCCTTTCGTATGCATTTGGTTGCGGCAAGGCGGTGATTTCCACACCTTACTGGCATGCGGAGGAACTTTTGGCCGACGAGAGGGGCGTGCTGGTCCCGTTCAATGACCCTAAGGCGATAGCCCGGGAAGTTGTGGCCCTCCTCCAGGACGAGCCGCGCCGCCACGCCATGCGCAAGTGGGCCTACATGCTGGGCCGGGAGATGGTGTGGAGCAACATCGCTCATCTCTATGTGGAGTCCCTGCAAAAGGCGCGGGTCAGCCGCCTGCGCAAGCCACGTCCGTTTCTGGTCAAGACGCTGGACGAGGAGCGCGTGGGCCTGCCCACCAAGCTCGACCATCTGCTGAAGATGACCGACTCGACTGGCATCCTGCAGCATGCCCGCTTCTCGATCCCCCACTTGGCCACGGGCTACTGCACCGACGACAACGCCCGCGGACTGCTGCTTGCCGTGCTCTTGGAGGAGGCCGGCGTGCAGCGCCCCGAGGTGACCGAGCTGGCCTTCCGCTGCGCGGCTTTCGTGGAGTACGCCTTCAACGAACGCGCTCGTCGCTTCCGCAACTTCATGAGCTTTGACCGCCATTGGCAAGAAGAGAGTGGCTCGGACGACTGTCAGGGGCGCGTGTTGTGGGCGCTGGGGGCCTGCATAGGCAGGTCCCGCCATCGCCCCTTCCAGATGTGGGCTTTGCCGCTCTTTGAACGCGCGTTGCCGGCGATGCTCGAGCTCACCTCGCCCCGCGCCTGGGCAACGGCGCTGTTGGGGATCAACGATTATTGCCGCCACTTGCGGGGGGATCGCCGCGTCCACCAGGTGCGCTGCGAGCTCAGTGCCCGTCTTGTGCGCCTCTACAAGGAGAACGCTGCCCCTCACTGGCAATGGTTC
The candidate division KSB1 bacterium genome window above contains:
- a CDS encoding UTP--glucose-1-phosphate uridylyltransferase; the protein is MPCLKLVLRAGRKVRKAVIPAAGFGTRLFPASKAMKKELFPIVDAQGRAKPIIMAIVEEAVNAGIEQVCLVVQEGDLPLFEEFFHSPPRIEHFNKLSREDQRYSDYILELGHRVTFVTQHSQEGFGHAVYCAREWVKDEPFLLLLGDHIYASDTGTSCARQLLDVYERVGGNVVGLKVTPAEELHKFGCVTGTWQERDVLLAVTEFAEKPEIAYAREHLHVDGMDENLFLTVFGQYVLSPKIFDYLQENLKHNVRERGEFQLTPCLDALRREEGFTGYLVRGRRFDIGNPEAYRQAVIDFRTA
- a CDS encoding glycoside hydrolase family 78 protein produces the protein MKPTAPLDLRCEYLCNPIGIDVHHPRFSWVVEPVRRGQRQLAYQLIVSSDAAHVERGIGDVWDTGHVESDQTCHVVYQGTPLASRRRYFWRVRYWDEQAQGSPWSDAAYFETGLQPHEWQASWIGKRDGEEFQTKLPLLFGKELSAGLHARPLFLRKEFRLPTGVRQARVYVCGLGYYELRLNGQKVGDQVLDPPQTDFHKIALYATYDVTDMLGAENALAVILGNGRHIKAFGFGHPRLILQAHIWLEDGSEMVIASDPSWKVGYGPLLEDGIYHGERYDGRLEMPGWDAPGFDDAAWEAAVPVDGPPLAAQMMPPIRVTATRSACALWSPAPGVYVYDFGQNFTGWARLRVRGPRGTEVRMRYAELVTPEGQINTAPNQNAEATDVYVLKGEGLECYEPRFTYHGFRYVELTGFPGVSTLEDVEGRVVHSDVPPAGQFQCSNELLNQIHRNILWGQRSNLMSIPTDCPQRDERHGWMGDAHLSAEEAILNFHMAAFYTNFLRNIQLAQQEDGSVPDIVPPYLPLAYPADPAWGSAYNIIAWYLFRYYGDQRVLETHYERLKKYVEFLRRNADGHIIRSLGKYGDWCPPGSIFPKKTGLDLTSTWYYYYDVVLLARMAEVLGKAQEAAQYNRLAVEVREAFNREFLEEDQYQARRLSPIDKLPNQTSNVLPLFLDMVPAEKKAAVVEKLVQNIVNEHDSHVDTGILGTCYMLDVLTDNGHAELAYTLASQESYPSWGYMVRAGATTLWERWENLTNRGMNSQNHIMFGSVDAWFYRAIAGIRCAAPGWKKVVVKPHLFAGLSFATGRVRTVLGTVEVAWERRDQRVTVGVRIPVGAEAEVHLPLLGQQPSVLEGGKAVLRKGKVSARLPEGVATARVHKDRLVLQVGSGSYRFNCES
- a CDS encoding glycosyltransferase family 4 protein, with product MDKREGLQKIAFLGTCVPRQCGIATFTYDLCHAIATQYPKTETLIVPVNDVDTGYQYPPEVRFEVEEQDIDDYHRAADFLNLSNCDVVSLHHEFGIFGGEAGAHILALLRSLHMPVVTTLHTVLQEPEEDQFRVTRELAALSARLVVMSQKGRELLQTVYQVPPEKIDVIPHGIPDMPFVDPNFYKDQFGVEGKCVLLTFGLISPNKGIENVLKALPDIVVAVPNVVYIVLGATHPNLIRREGESYRLSLERLARELGIKRHVIFYNRFVDIEELKEFLGAADIYITPYLNRAQITSGTLSYAFGCGKAVISTPYWHAEELLADERGVLVPFNDPKAIAREVVALLQDEPRRHAMRKWAYMLGREMVWSNIAHLYVESLQKARVSRLRKPRPFLVKTLDEERVGLPTKLDHLLKMTDSTGILQHARFSIPHLATGYCTDDNARGLLLAVLLEEAGVQRPEVTELAFRCAAFVEYAFNERARRFRNFMSFDRHWQEESGSDDCQGRVLWALGACIGRSRHRPFQMWALPLFERALPAMLELTSPRAWATALLGINDYCRHLRGDRRVHQVRCELSARLVRLYKENAAPHWQWFEQVVTYDNGKLPQALIQVGRWLRDKEALDIGLASLRWLAELQTAKAGHFAPIGSNGFYARGGKKARFDQQPLEAQSMTAACLEAYLATNDLFWYDEARKAFEWFLGRNDLGLPVYDPNTGGCHDALHVDRLNLNQGAESTLSFLLALTQMRLVESTLTAFNSPAVAELAPRAARRARSSKSALAKVADGVRALPGKTD